One part of the Lycorma delicatula isolate Av1 chromosome 7, ASM4794821v1, whole genome shotgun sequence genome encodes these proteins:
- the LOC142328434 gene encoding thioredoxin domain-containing protein 9, producing MSVEGMFQNQVLKVAEAVEQQLDSEIQRLDELDSEGIEKLREERLKQLKKQAQQRQEWIAKGHGEYDELAEEKEFFEVTKKSPDMVVHFYKDNTPRCKIVDHHLKILAKKHIEARFIKLNVERCPFLTERLRIRVIPTIALVKDSKTKDFVVGFTDLGNCDDFSTDMLEWRIAQSGVIDYHGDLLTPPDNRKAGKGSIFSKKHTIRDRGEDDDDSDPDF from the exons ATGTCCGTAGAAGGTATGTTTCAGAATCAAGTTCTTAAAGTTGCTGAAGCTGTTGAACAGCAACTAGATTCTGAAATTCAAAGATTAGATGAATTAGATAGTGAAGGCATTGAAAAATTAAGGGAAGAGCGCTTAAAGCAACTAAAAAAACAAGCTCAACAAAGACAGGAATGGATCGCTAAA gGTCATGGTGAATATGATGAGTTAGCTGAAGAGAAAGAGTTTTTTGAAGTGACCAAAAAATCACCAGACATggttgttcatttttataaagataatacaCCAAGGTGTAAAATTGTTgatcatcatttaaaaattcttgcTAAAAAACACATTGAAGCACGCTTCATTAAACTTAATGTTGAAAGGTGTCCATTTTTAACAG AACGGTTAAGAATAAGAGTAATCCCAACAATAGCTTTGGTTAAAGAtagtaaaacaaaagattttgtcGTTGGATTCACTGACCTTGGTAATTGCGATGATTTTTCAACAGATATGTTAGAGTGGCGTATTGCTCAGTCTGGTGTTATTGATTACCACGGTGATCTGTTAACTCCACCTGATAATAGAAAAGCCGGTAAAGGTAGCATTTTTAGTAAGAAACATACAATTCGTGATCGTGGCGAAGACGATGATGATTCAGATCCTGATTTTTAA